A segment of the Epinephelus fuscoguttatus linkage group LG23, E.fuscoguttatus.final_Chr_v1 genome:
TAATTCCTGCAGGTTTAGTAGTGATGGTTAAATaaggcctcatgaaccactgtcttcattttctgatgccactagatggcgctgtctgatcaacaaaggtttgaaagcataTTTCACTGCCAGTCCTTcagctagtgatggccaaatgaagtctcatgaaccattttctttattttctaactccaccagatggcgctcttggtttaaagatcaaggctgaaggactggcaatgaaatgtgctttcaaacctttgttgatcagacagcgccatctagtggctttagagaataaaaacagtggttcatgaggcttcatttggccatcactacctcagactttatctttaaaccaagagcgccatctggtggagTGAGAAAATGGCTCTGCACAGAATGTGTTTACACTTCTTATGCTGCTCCAATCAATACAAAAACTTTACTGCCATCTGCTGTGCTCCAGTGGAACTTTACGCATTATAACATTATATGCTATCCTCTGCTTGATACGTAGAAACGCAACACAACTTTGAGAGCAAATGTGCTTTTCCTTCATCCACATGTTTGCGGTGACAACTCTTTTTCAAATTTTGATATTTTCACTTCTGTCCCACAGTTTGTTCTCTGCCTGTGCATCATTCAGTAAAAATCACATTATTCTTTCACTTTTGTAGCTTCAGATCTTTATTAATAGTATAAgtaaatttaaaatgtgttttgaagcTGTCACATCTGATTAAACAATATTCCATGTTACTAAATCAAAGCTAATGAGCAACCCTTtcaaatgttaatatttaaatgtaaaatgataATCATAATAAAGGGTGACTGAATTTGAAGTCATTGTGTCACAAATATTCAACATCTGAATGACATTTCATAGATTTAGctttttttcacaggtttaaaaacagacttgataaGCTGTTTCAGGATATCACTACAGGACCCACAGCCCTGAAAGCACACTCACTTTTACTGTTGGTAAACTGTGACACTGTTCAGACGACGACGTACCTGCTGCATGCTGCGCAGCTGAACACAGTAAAAGGCCAAAGTCTGTGCTTCATTAATAGGCCATGACCTTAACTCACTGTGGTTTATGGCTTTCTGCTGGCTGCATTACAGCCTCTGTTTGATTCTTAGACACTCAACACCCGTGAGAATATTTTGCTTTTCCTTCATTCTCACTCCTGTGCTGACAGCTGATGAAGTGTGATGACATTATTCTTTTACTTTGGTCAATTTGTTCTCTGCCTGTGCATCATTTAGTAAAAACCTTTCACTTTTGTAGTTTCAGACCTTTATTAAGAGACAATAgtgaatttaaaatgtgttttgaacaGTAGCGGTTCTAGCCTGAATGGCGCCCTGGGTGACACCCCCCTAGTCTGACACAGTTTGTTACCtcacatagttattgttatggacagtgtgtaacacGCTGCTGAACACACACTCAACTGGAGCTGAGCCTTTGTTGCGTCCAGGCGtggtcatgtaaataacaaattccagcacttgaataggccatagcacaacacagctcCTGCCGCCCCCCCACACGTCGTGACAAAGTGCCACCCTGGGCAAAACGCCCATTCGGCCCATTTCAGGATCCACTACTGGTTTTGAAACTATCATATCTGATATATTATGCAtattaacataaaacaaaacttGTTACAAAATCTGATATCCCTTCAATCATAGACTCTGTCACAGTAAACCCTTTGGTGTGACACTTACTAACAGGTGTTTTTATAAATGCTCAATGTCCTCaacgccccatgtacaaggctgttgccgcagcggcccgggttcgaatccagcctatggccctttgctgcatgtcactccctctctctctccctttcacacgTGTccgtcctgtcaaataaaggctaaaaaatgccccaaaaatatatctaacaaaaaaaacctgctgaaaAATATTTCAATCATAACTGACTTACATTAGAAATACTACTTGTAGAGTAAATGTGACACAAAGACCACATACCTGTTGAATGTTGTGGATCTCAGTCAACTCATCGGGCTGCGTGGCCAAAGTCTGTAAATCATTAAAGTTACAACTGAatagatgaaaacaaaatgaaatacaatataatattcTAGTCAGACATGACGGGCTGATGATACGCAGACTAACAAAAGGCTAAAGCTGGAAATGAATTACATTAAAGTTTAATTAAAGTGTACAAACCTTGCTTTCTGTGTAGCTGTTATCCAAAATGAGCTGAGTTTCACTCTGAGTGTTGGTTTATGGACATCTGAAGATCTGAAGATCTGAACGTTGAGCTCAGTTACCAGATTAGGGTTGTAATggattatgaaataaaataataaaatctgtTGATAATGGCTGGGCAGTTCAATGCAGGGGCAGAGTCTGTCTTAATGAGTCTGACAAATCTGGCTGTTTGATAAACACAGTCGAAGCTGACCAGGACCTGAATTCATCAGatgtgtctgtgctgctgtcccttttccCTACACATGGCGTGGAGGAGGTGCTGaagagctcctgtgccagcagcagaagagagaggcctctggtgtggggactgctggtcctgctgcctctcggCCTGGGCTTTTCttgtcttgtttgcttgttttactTGTTAATAAATCCCATtgatttaagtgtttttaacaTGTCATATGTGGTAATTTTGGGTCAGTGGTGGAGTTTTGTTCGACCCATATCAAGGgtgacagcaacaacaaaagaactcagctgtcattttaggcataATTGCCATGGTCTCTTCCACTccgttcacctccagtcaccttatccagagccaAGAACAAGCTCCTCTTCACATgcagatcctcagctccctcttcatctcatctcaccaCCAGCAGTGTCTTGACTCCATAGGGCGGGTATCCCTAATCTACTTagtctttaccaccctcctggaatatatgacatcacaatgaggtctaatcaccaaagacttttcaTACTTCTCATACGTCTCTCCAGCCCAACAGGCTGTATGTTAAAGCCACTGTGACTCTGGCCTGTTTTTGCATCAAcaccacagacaaaacacacaggaaGAGGAAGCTCAGGCTGACAGTATACTTGAGTTGTATTTTCAGTCTCATAATCAGTCAGCAGCAAGACACCATGGAGGTCACAGCTCTCTGCATCCGACTGTGTGAGTACTGAGTGTCCGTTttcctttgtttctttctgttttccaTCCTGTATATCAAACCATGTATGTCTGATATTCAACTTTGCTCCTTTGTTTATCCAGTGATGCTTGAGTTCACTCTGCTAAATACTCAGAAGAGTGGTGAGTGACATGTACAAGTTTTTAAAGAATTTTTTTCTCCTTGATTTCTCCATTGAAGGACCAAAGTTTGACGTTGACTTAAACTGTttaaatctgtctgtgtctctatgATGTAATTTAGGTTTGTACAGTGttgtttaatgttgtgttttgtataATGTTCAGTTTAACATTAATGCACACTTTGCCAGCTAATACCAGAATGTATCTTGCAAAAAGTCCAAATCTGTCACAAGGTGGAAGCACTGACAATGACTTTGGAAATTCTGTTTAAACATAAACATCATATTTATCCAGTTCTGATTTTTCCCCTGGTTTCAGATGCAGTTCTTCTGCGCATCACTCCAGACAGACTGCAGCACTTTAAATCTGACGCTGTGTCTTTTGACTGTGAGGGCTTTGATGGCTCGATTCGGTTGAGAATGATCACAAATACTGTGGAGTATGGTGCGGATTGTAAAGTTGAGAGGACACCAACAGGGTCCTCCTGCACCATTCAGAGAGCTTCTCCAGCCGACAGCGGAGAATACTGGTGTGAGactgaaggaggagagagaagcaaCAGTGTCAACATCTCTGTCACTGGTAAGGAAAAGATTTTGCTTCATATCTAAAGTATTTGCTTCATAtctaaaacattattttctggaataaaatgaaaacatgttgagctcagaggagagactGATATCACCCCTAAAAGTCAGCAAACAAGTGTATTTCATCAGATTCAGCTGGTTCAGTGATCCTGGAGAGTCCTGTCCTCCCTGTGGAAGAAGGCAACAACGTGACTCTGACCTGCAGGAAGAAGATGTCTTCTTCCCACCTCGCAACTGGTTTCTACAAAGATGGCGTCCTCATCAGGAGCAGCTCTACAGGAGAGATGACCATCCACAGTGTGTCCAAGTCTGATGAAGGACTCTACAAGTGTCACATCTCTGGAGCTGGAGAGTCACCAGAGAGCTGGATGGCTGTCGGAGGTGAGACACGACATAGTTAATACTGAAAGTAACTAGAATCAAATTATTTGTCTGCAGTGCTATTCATTGATGTTTTCTTACTATAGGATCTACCGATGGTTCTTTAAAGAGCAGAACACAAACCCAACAGATTTTTAATTTGAGCCAGAGTAAAGCTAAAGCAAGGTgtcacagacagcctgttacATACTGTTAATACTGTCATGGGTCTTCTCCTCTAAATGACTGTTTTTACTAATTTAATGGtggcgctgctgctgcttcaggtGGGGAGACGGTGTCAGGAGTCCAACATCTCTATGTTCATACTTGCAGTAACTTtctcacacacagaaagaggtTAAAACCACAGAGGCACTGATGCGTAAACTATTTTTAATGGGCCATTGTCAGAGTTCTCGCTGTATGTTGgttttgtgtttagttttagACTCGGCAGATGCCGGTGATAATTTGAGCCTCTCAGACACAAATGAGAAAATGTGTATATGTGAAAGAGGTGTGCAGGAGGCCCTGTAGAAACAGCAATGGTTAGCACATGTTAATAACTTAAAGGAAGGCAAACCTTTGTTGTTCAGCTGGTTCAGTGATCCTGGAGAGTCCTGTCCTCCCTGTGGAAGAAGGCAACAACGTGACTCTGACCTGCAGGAAGAAGATGTCTTCTTTACACCTGACAGCTGGTTTCTACAAAGATGGCGTCCTCATCAGGAGCAGCTCTACAGGAGAGATGACCATCCACAGTGTGTCCAAGTCTGATGAAGGACTCTACAAGTGTCACATCTCTGGAGCTGGAGAGTCACCAGAGAGCTGGATGGCTGTCAGAGGTGAGACATGACactgtttaaaatgtgtcagtgttcAACTTGTGCTCCAGCAGCTCTCAGAGACAACCTGTTACATACTGTTAATACTGTCATGATGTTACAGCAGATATGTTCTCTTGTCTCTGCAGCTCATCACAGAGAGACTTGTCCCTGTTCAGACCTCTTCATACATGTCGTCCTCGTCTTAAGGACGGTGTTCACCATAGTGATggtgcctctgctgctgctgctggtgggaCTGCTGCACTGTGGCAAACTCACAGTTACAGTTGCACAAACATAAGCAGAGAAGCTCCCATCATGCTTTGTGATCACTGAGATTGTTTAACATTGTATTTCCATCTGTTTTTACCTCCTCTGTTTAAGAAGTCATGTTCAGCTGTGAGGTGTCAAACTCCTCTTCATCACATGTTGAtacctgcagcagctgtgagaCTTTCTCACACAGAACAAGGTTCAAAACCACAGACAGCCTTTTGAAGAGCTGAACGTTTGCTCAGCATGTGtagttctgtgttttatttcagactCGACAGCTGCTGGTGATGATTTCAGCTTCTTAGACACAAACCACACGAGGACACGTAAATATGTGTGTAGAGGAGGTggttatctatctatctatctatctatctatctatctatctatctatctatctagtttAGTTACATATGTTTCACATGTAAAATCTGtctcacaagaaaaaaaaacattttccaggctaaaaattattttatatttcagatAAAATATTATCAGATTCTTCATATAGATCAAACATGTGCTGGCTTTAACACAACAAATAAcacaagaaaagaaatgtgtgtgtcgCTGAGTTGTTCGCAGACTTCTGCAGCTGCTTCTGCAGGATtacaaaaaaaactta
Coding sequences within it:
- the LOC125883986 gene encoding junctional adhesion molecule A-like, yielding MTIHSVSKSDEGLYKCHISGAGESPESWMAVGAGSVILESPVLPVEEGNNVTLTCRKKMSSLHLTAGFYKDGVLIRSSSTGEMTIHSVSKSDEGLYKCHISGAGESPESWMAVRAHHRETCPCSDLFIHVVLVLRTVFTIVMVPLLLLLVGLLHCGKLTVTVAQT